The Oryza brachyantha chromosome 6, ObraRS2, whole genome shotgun sequence region TATACGCTACTAATGAAATATGCCCCAATTAGGCAAATATGTATCCAGTTATGTTTCAGATTTTCTGAGTGGCATTATTGAGTTTGtgatcttttgattttttttttggggacgGTCAAGATCAGTTGTcgtgtttgatttttttttcaccatccATGCCTTAGCTTTATTACTATAAATACTCAAAAAGGAATGTCCCATTTACTCTCTATTGTTTTGTTCAAACTTTGACATAATCAATGACATAATCTGAAGTTGAGTAGATTGTCATTTATGTGAACCCGGACCTGGTAGTGTATGAGTCATAGTTGATGTCCATAATCCACTGTTTGGTCTGTGTTGGCACCATCTGACCATTTAAGCAGAAGTCATGAGCAGGAATTGGCAAAAGAATTGTTGATGCATGGTCACTAGGATGGTTGACCTCATTCCAAATTCTACTTTATTTTCaagagaaaattatgaaatctCTTAGATTTGGCAAGTTGCTTTTTTAATCCATTAAAGATATAGTCCCTATTCCTGAAAACCACTTAACCGGTGGACTGATAAACCGTTCCATTATAAGAGTTCTCTAGGAATTGAtcatcatgtatttttttctgacTTGTGTTGACCTTGATGCATTTTCTCCCGTCATCTGGCCCAGTTTTAGTGGGTTATGACTAATTGAGAATATATGCTTTTGTACCAGTGTGCTTCAACAATTCTTTGTACTccgttattttattttccaatttGTTACTTGCTCCTGACACttcgcaaaaaatatattttggaatatattttgtacggcaatatattttggaattagGATTGTGTAACTACGTCAAGCTTatatcaattataaatatgattcTTGTCACAGCAAATCATTACGCATTTCTGTTTTATAGCTAACCTGAAATCTCCTAAGTTGATGACTGATAGCATCTGAACTCTGTTGCTACAGGAACCATTCGTCAACATCCCTGACGACAAAATTCGGGAGGCGCTCAAAGTTGTCCTAGGTACTGCATTTATCTAACCTTACACACATCACAGATGCTTTGCGTCACATCAATTAAGATCTCTAACTCCTGTTGCTTTCCTTAATACAGACGTAAGAAACCAACCTCTGCTTATTCACTGCAAGAGAGGCAAGGTAagcttaaaataattttcccaACAACACACTTGCAACTGCCATACTATCTTCCAAAGCCAACAACTCTGTACTCCTAAACTGACCGCTCCAAATTTTTACCCATCTGCAGCACCGCACTGGCTGCGTTGTCGGATGCTTGAGGAAGCTTCAGAAATGGTGCTTGTCCTCAGTCTTCGACGAGTACCAGCGTTTCGCCGCAGCGAAGGCGAGGAGCACCGACCAGAGATTCATGGAGCTGTTCGACGTCTCAAGCTTGAAGCACCTGACAGCTTCACAATGTTAACCAAGGGCGATCGAGCgaccgctcgctcgctcgctcttgTCTCCTCCCAAACCTATCTTCTTCCTGCAGCTACTGAATCGATTCAGCAGTGAATAATTTTGGAAACCCGTAGAATGAACcgaaaaaggaaaatgtttGTACTTGAGTTGAGAGTTCTAGTTTCTCCTGCTTAGCTCCCTGCAGATCCTAAGAACCAGACAGTTGTGGGTAGGATTGCAAGAGGTTTTTcccattcttttttcttggtAACTCTTGCGAGGAATTCACCATTTGTTTTCGGGTACTGAAACTGTACTCGAGCAGCATTGCTCGGCGGGAATGAACTTTCTCtcgatgcaaaaaaaaaaaggcttggttagctcttcttgcatggATTATGGATATATAATCATgtatattaatcgcaaaattTCAGCATGACAGTTGGCCGAAGTGAGCTGAATTTTTCAACAAAACCTGTCTTGGTGTGTCGTCACGGGAGCATGAATCATGAatgtgaaaatatattattcagATACATGAAAACTGCAACTTGATCTGCAGATAATTAACTCAAGAAGATTATGATGAGAATTTACTGAAGATCATCAAACCGGGCCGACTCAGCTTGGCCCAAGAAGACCAATGCTGCTTTTTTTTAGACGAagacaaaatattattcaattttttcataGTTATCACggtataaacaatataattaagcattacaaagttgaaaatatatatagagaaaatataagacgataaacttataaataaaaagcttTTATTAAGCGCAAAAAACCGAAGAATAACTTGGGGGAAAAATGCAGACCAACTGACCATCCGGAGCACAAACGTATgtccatgattaattaattattaaaaaatagaaaatagattaatatgattttttaaaacaaattttctataatttttttataaaaaatacatcttttAACGAAACGTACGtgtgaaaaacgaaaaaatcTGGTTTATTTATCAGCATCGCCCAACACGGCCCAACTCATAAACATAGTCCACTCAGGCACAGGACAGACAGGTGGGCCTGTAAAGCATTTCTCTATGGCCCACAAGTCATAGTGAGACGCATTGATCACGAGATGCTGTTGTTGCTGGTCTCCGTCCCCGAACAGGGCACAGATTCCAACAGCAGACAAACTCCTCGCCCGTCCACCACCTGTcgttgacatgtgggcccatcCAGGAGCGGGCCCACCAGTCATCCACATTCCCGTGGCATTCGAGTCACCAAACACTTCTCCACACCTACTACTCTACGAGTCTCCCACTTCGCCGCCCGAGTTCACGCTTCACAGTGGAGACTGGAGAGGCGCCGAAGGGCAGAAGCCTCTCGAGCCGAGCACCCGAGGCCCAAACCCTAAACCCCCTGAGCTCCAATGGCGGCgtggccgtcggcggcggctgcggtgatggtggtggtggtggtggttctcgccgcggcggggcgTGGTGCGGAGGGGAAGACGACGATCGAGCCGTGCGCCGGGGCGGACACGTGCGCCGCGCTGCTCGGGTACTCGCTCTACGCGGACATGAAGGTGTCCGAGGTGGCCGCGCTGTTCGGCGCCGACCCGAGGGCGCTGCTCGCGGCGAACGCCCTCGACTTCGCCTCGCCGGGCGCCGCCAACCGCATCCTCCCCGCGGGGCTCCCCCTCCGCGTGCCCACCCGCTGCGCCTGCTCCGACGGCGTCCGCAAGTCCGTCGCCGTCCGCTACTCCGCGCGCCCCGCCGACACGCTGGCCTCCGTCGCGGACGTCGTCTTCGGGgggctcgcctccgccgaccagaTCCGCACCGCCAACGCGCTCTCCGCCGAGGACCCCGACGCGCCGCTCGATCCCGGCGTGACGCTCGTCGTGCCGCTCCCCTGCGTCTGCTTCAACTCCACGGACAACAATCTCCCCGCCGTTTACCTCTCCTACGTCGTGCGGGTCGGGGACACCGTGCAGTCCATCGCCGCGAGCCACGCCACCACCGTTACGGACATCAGCAATGTGAACGCCATGGGGAGCCCCATTGTCGCACCTGGCGACATCCTTGCAATCCCATTGCCAGGTAAGCTAAGCTCTCACTGTATGGCACTGGAATTTGAATATATTATGTGGCAATTTCCAGACTATAAACTCATTCGATGCTCTAAACCTGTGATATCTGTGGATGCCCAATTCAACAATAACCAGATCAACATTTTCATGCCCTGTTTGATAATCGCAAATTGGGTAGGGAAGACCTGTTGACTGTAGTGAAAGTTCTGTAAAGCTGCAATTGAtgataggtttttttttcctttttgatgGGGCGATTGATGATAGTTTGGTCATCAAACTTGGTCAGGCATATATCAACCTGTGGATTTGACAAATTTGGGGTCTGTAACTCTTGAAGTATTTCATATGGTCCGCTGTTAGGGCACGTCATGCTTGCAATTGCTAGGTTGTTGgagatcatttttttatgtgcTTGTGTGGTTCATGTAGGTGGTCTAACATGTGGCGAAAGTGAACAACTTTCAGTTTTGAGTAAATATGTTATCCAGTAAACTACTCAAATGGGCATATTGGTTGGAATTATCAGGGATGGATCCTTACTTTCATTTTTGAAGGGTCTTCTACTTGTGAATTATACACTTCTTGCAAATTGCTAAATACGTTTAAGAGAGTGATGCTTGAGTTGGATACCAGTTCCTTGTATCTGCATCTCTCTGCTGATCAACATGCCTTTTCTAATGGtctgttatttatttcctTGACTAGCTTGTGCATCAATGTTTCCTAACTCTGCTTCGGACTATGGGTTGCTTGTGGCAAATGGGACCTATGCACTAACTGCTGGAAACTGTGTGCAGTGCAGCTGTGGACCAGGAGATCTCAAGTAATGTTATTTGTGCCCTTTCTTTGTTCGATGCAATTCTATTGCTTCTACATGTTTTGGAATATAACCCTCACTTTCTCTTTTCTCCCCAGATTGTATTGCACACCAGCTTCATTAACAGCATCATGTTCAAGTATGCAGTGCCCCAATAGCAACCTCATGCTTGGCAATGTGACTGCCCAATCCACCACTGGTGGCTGCAATGTGTCGTCTTGCAGCTATGCTGGATTAGTTAATGGAACCATTGCCACGTCGTAAGTGGAACATTCCTAACAAACCCTTTTCATGTTCTTACAATCGATGGTTCTTACGTCTAACTTTTGTGCAGCCTATCCTCTGGTCTTCAACCCACATGCCCAGGTAATTACAGTGCTTTCTTCCTGACATCTCTTCTTATGTGCTGCATATGGAACACTGGTGCATTCATGCATCTGAAACACTATCACTTATTTACCTTGTCCATTCATTCATGTCTTCTTTAAATGGTGAGTATTGTCTGATCAGAAGTGAACACATAATAATTCTGAAGAGAAAAGGAGGttgaacaaaattaaaaatgttcAATGATGCATCATTGGCATACTTCTAATAATACTCATTGATCAGGGATCTTATGTTTTTATCCAAGTCATTTAAGTGCATAATATtcatttaaagttaaaaggtAAAGAGTTAAAATGCTGTAATAGCTATTGAAAGCATGTTTCTGAAATACCAATCGCAAACAAAGCCACATCAGGTTTTGTTTCATGTGACGTGCTTGAACGGGGAACTAATGGTTTTGTCTGAGTTATTCAATGCATTATATTCATTACAAGGAAAAGGTGTAGAGTGGTGGCAATTTTGTTCTTTAGTACTGAAAGCATGTTTCTGGCATATCATCAACATTACAATTTTAAGCCAAACTGCATCAAGCTTTCAGGTGTCTGATCAAATCACACCGAAACCAGACTGAGAAAGCTTTAAACTAACTTGGTATCCAATTCATACCAATGCACAGAACACTGTAGTAAAATCTATTAACAGACAGTAGAATACTCATTTGCGACACGTAATCAAATCCTCTATCCATGATCTGATCCATAATGCTTCTCATTTAACTTGTCAACACAGGACCACATCAGTTTCCCCCACTCAGGGCAACACCCATTGCAGAAAACCAAGGATCATCCTTGGCTCCAGCGCCTTCGCCGGGACCTGGggaggctggcggcgagattcCGGGTTTCCCTGGCTCCAACATCCCTCCTTCAAATGGCCCTTCCGGGAGCGCCTCTCAGGCGGCTTGGGTGAATCGGCCTCACCAAATCGTCGCCCTCATTCTTTCTGTAGCCTTGTGCTTCTAGATGTGAATTCGTGTGTAGACTGTAGAGtaattgttgttgttgccTGTTGTGTATTTGAACAGGAGGCCCTCATTGGGGCCTGGTGGAACCCTAATGTCATGGTCCTTTGTTTCGCCCTCCTGGTGTGTAGGTGTGTAAGCTATAGAGGCGGCTACGTGGCACGGGATCAACGGTTGATGCGGACGATAACGTGCGCGACGGATCGGAAATAACGGGGAAAGCAACTTCTCTGCAAGTGGGCTGATCGGACGGAATTTTGGAACGCCAAAGTGTATGGAAGGGGGTCCAAATCTCGGTGGGCCAGAAAATCGAAGAGAATCATTGTCTCTCTCAGGTATAGGACAACTTTGATTTTGTTCCTCACGGTAAAACTGGAAACAACGCATCTCTAATCTTTTAGAACCGGTGCAGATGAAGTCATAAGATAGTATTGAATccgttttttttctaacgtGGCGTTGATGTGGCTAGTTTGACTTAGTCATCGGCCTGCGTGGCGCTAATGtgattttagaagaaaaattaaaagattataataaaatatatgagacCCACATGccaattaaacaaaaaaatcccaTCCCTTCACCTAGGAGTGGTATTGTgtctaactttttttctttttgcatatAATGTTAGGTTATAAATGTGGTGgactataattttatagatttttgagttaaaactttttaggatTAAGCAGAGTTGTGAAAGGACCTAAGGACGTTGATCCCTAATCACCCTTGCTTTCACCTCACAATTTCCCTCCTCACTCCCTTCAtatcctctctcctctctccagTCTTCTCAGGGAGAAAAACATGGAAAAAGTGTGTTTTTGCTCTCTTGACTATTACTCGAGAATTCACTGGCAAAAATGGGATCATCTCACCCGACCAAAGAAACAGGGTGGAATGAGTTTTAGGGACCTTCATCTTTTCAACCTAGCTATGCTAGGAAAGCAGGGATGAAGACTTATTGAAAGACCTGATTCTTTATGTGCACGGGTTTTAAAAGGGAGATACTATCATGACATAGATTTTTTACGGACCAGGAGAAGGAATCATGCTAGCCAGACTTGGAGAGCCATTCTGGCTGGTCGAGAGGTGTTAAAGCTGGGGTTGATCAAACGCATCGGTGATGGAAAGTCTATAAGGATTTGGGACGATCGGTGGATACCAAATTATCTTGGGGGAAAACCGATCACACCAAGTGGTGTTGCAGGTTGTTTGTTAGTGGCTGATCTGCTTACGTCGAAAGGCAAGTGGAGGGAAGAGTTcatatgtgaaaatattttacacaTGGATGCCGAGGCTATTCTAAGAATCCCGACACAGATGGGTGGTACTGACTATTGGGCTTGGGCACTAGAGAGACATGGTCATTATTCTGTCCGCTCAGCGTATAAGATTTAGTATGTGAAGAAACAACGGGAGAAAGAACCCAATGTTGCATCCTCTTCAGCTAATGATGTATGGGGGCGAATTTGGAAGGTTAAAGTTCCGCCGAAAGTACAAGTGTTTTGGTGGTGGGTGATGCATGAATTCCTACCATCAAGACATTCTCAGGCGCAGACATTTGGAGTGGCTAGCAAACTGCGAACGATGTGATGAAGAATCAGTTTTGCATGTGATGGCGGAGTGTACGCTGGCGAAGAGGTTTTGGAAGTCTATTAAATATCTCACAGGGTCAAGCTACCAAGGCTTCAACCGGTGAGTTGGGCTCGTGATATTCTGGATCCAGTTTTTTGTCCATGGGAAAATGTTCCTATTATCTTGTGCGGGATGTGGTCATTGTGGATGTCGAGGAACCAGTTCAGGCATGGTGGCAGTGTGCTGCCGATCCATCAAGCAGTGGCATGGGTCAAGGATACTTGTTTTGATCTTTGAAGAATTAATCATTCGGAAGGAACTGAAAAGCAGCCGGTAGTAATCAAACAGTGGGAGAAACCTGAACAAGGATGGGTTAAATGTAATACTGACGCATCGTTTTCTCTTACCAATAACACTGGATCATTGGGGATGATTCTACGGGATCATAATGGTCAGTGTATTGGAGGAGGAGCAGAATGGCAGGTTCATTGTCTGGAACCTCTTGCTGTTGAGGCGGCCGCTTGCATGTACAGTATGGAAATGGCTAGGAGTAGAGGCTTTCGTGTTTTAATTATTGAGACCAATTGTTTGGAGTTGGTGTCTCTTTGGCATATGGAGAGGGTCCAACGTTCTATAATCACGCTTTACTTTCGGACGATGAAGGAGCTCCAGAGGAGTTTTGATGAGTTTAGATGCAGTTATGTTCATCGTTCTTGTAATAGGTCTGCACATGAGTGTGCAAAACTGGTTTCTCCTGACCGGATGGTGGTTGAGTGGCATTATAATGTTCCACCACTGATCCAGGGGTTGCTTGCATAGGATAATTGTCCTGTTATTTAGTGAGTTTAGGCTctcttctaaaaaaaaaagactattaCTCGAGATTGATTTTGCTCCATCAGCCGCAAAGGTATATGTACCCATTCAATTACCAAAACTGACTTAATTTAGTCCTCCCAATGGTTTCAATGGTGGTTTCATCCTACATAGCATGTTAACTTGGGTCCCACGTATTCTTTTTTCTGATTGTGATGTCACGTGACATAGGTGCTACTAGATACCAATCCCACGTAGGCTGTTGACCAAGTTAACATGTTAGGTAGGACGAAGCCACTATTAAAACCGTTGAGTATAGTAAAAAACCGACTGAACCAGTGGTTAAACTGGAAAAATCGGAATCAGCAACCTTTGCAATTCAGTTCTGCTCAAAGGTCGTCTCTGCAATGATTCGGTTGGTTTTTTATGAACCGGTGGTTTTTTAGTGAACCGATCGGTTTTTTAGAAATGAGGAGCTTTTAATTTGTCCTATAACAGTAttgcattataaatttattaggttatcgtactataattttttttgaagatgtggccatataataatagatatattggtttatttatacatattttactattttgtggtggttatatattaaaaataatataaactaaattaaatattaataaataaaaacctaCTGGCTCGACCGGTGAACCGATAAAACAACGTTTGGAGCAGGTCGACCTCCGGTCTGTTTTTTCACTATGCCGTTGAGGGAGGTAAATTGAGCCGGTTCTGACAGTACAAGGGCATAACTAGTTTTACATCAAGGGagcaaaatcaactttaagcAATAGTTGAATGAGCAAAAATCACACTTTTCCCTAGGAAACGTTACCTAAGAGCATTTTCAATAGAAGACTCTCCAAAATCTTGTTTTGATgtcctaaaaaattttgggataaaAAATCGTCCCCTCCTCTGAGAATGCACGTATATTTGGTtcttaaaaactttaaaatatctcACATTATCTTGGGTGGGCTTTCGTCAACTATTTTTTGAGAacaatttatagtttttgagTAGCTACCAAgaagtatcaaaattttagtgtagaTACTAgtagatatcaaattttgtatagagAAAAAGTGATACCTCACGATACCTTCTCTTGATATCTTTTCAAAAATTGTAAAACTGCTCATTTTTTGACTAGATTGTTTCTCCCATACTGATTATGCGGACTGTTTCTTGGGATTGGCAATCCCACCAtgagtttaaaatttggctcCACAAATGCCAGCCTTTGAGAttgctaaaaatttaagagCTATTTTAGATAACTGTTTGAGAAACGTTTTTAGCCCACAatactaatatttaatttttagaacttCTACGCGTCTACCCATGGAGATGCTCTAGCAGCCCAATGCAAGGTTGATCACCGCAAACATCCCAAACTGCTCGTGCCAATCATGAGATCTGAACCACGACACTCGGGCGGTTCATAAAACTTTTCCAGATCAAATCACTAAATAAGAAACAATCCTAAGCTcacggaagaaaaaaaaatgctcttgaGATGGTGGAGTCGAGGACGCTGAGGCCGTCGCGACCCGAATCCAATCCGTCGTCCCTGACCTCGCGTCGCCGGATCAACAAACCACAACTCTTGCCAGGTGGGGAGCAGGGGTGGTACCAGACTAGGAGCAGCTTGGGCTGGAGACACACGGCTGACAAAATATTCATtgaaaaattactatttttttagttaaaatttaatcaaaagatttatatttcatttttaagCACAGGCTTAGTATCTCCTTGCATGCGCTCGTCCTTCGCCTAAGCTCGTGACCAACCGTTTCCCCAAGCATCGACCTCATTAtttgtgtttagatttattttttgagcGGAGAAGAGGATAAAGAGACTGGCAAGTGAAATCATAGCCATATAGAAACTATGTAAGACCAAAATCACCTGTGTGAGCCAGTCTAAGGAGGTGAATTAAGCCAAGTTTTAATAGACGAGGAATTTGTATGCCTAATTTTATGGTTGAGAGACATGACCGTGAGGACATAGAGTTGACTCTTTTCTCTCATCCAATTTCTCGGTGTCCTAAATATCTTGCAACTCAGTTGTAACCTCTTCAAAacaaagacaagaaaaagCCTTAAAAGAAGAAAACCGAGGGCGCGATCGGTTCAATTGTGTCATATGTGATATGTGAGCTTATGTGCCAATGTGCCATGACATCCATTATGGTAGACGGGACGACAATAGATTAACTAGGAGTACGTGCCTCACCCATTTTCACTATTGAaccactttattttttgtcttttcaaTTACATGAAAGATCCACACATGCACACACCATAACACGTACGCGCACCATACTCATGCACTTGCCATTATGACTTTTAACTTGTATTGAAAGAGACATAGttcaatgataaatattttatgtcaCTAAATTTCTGTTAAAACCGTAATCACGTATGCATAACAATCATGAATGCTACATTTTAAGACAACATCATACACCTAATCATATCATTCGCCTTACCTCCACTATTAGTCTACTgctatgtttttatttacttgTTAACTATTGTTGTTTTAGGTTGGACcctcaacatttttttaaattatcatGTTTGATGAACTTGAACTGTATGATCATATTTACCCTGCAACAAGCTTTTAAAATACACTACACTTTACTTTAAAATAGAAGTACATTCAAATGgtgggagtattttttttctacaaataaaagaacaaCAAAGATCATGCCCTTAAACCTGTTTATGAAATGGTTACAGCGACCTTTTCGTTTACACTTCGCTTGTAACCTTACTCTAATCCACAACGTTTGGTACGATGGTATCTCATCGGATCGAGCTCGAATCCTCGTGTTATTTTACACGACGTCTCACTGTCATTATCCAAATGATGATACATGTCAGCGAGTGAGCGCTGTTATCTCCGGCCGGATTTGGCCAACCGGGCGGCCGGTGCCACTGCCCTACTTGCCGGTGATGACACTGCGACAGATTCGCCCATCTTGTACTAGTAAAATACTACTACGACTACTGCTGCAATGTTTGATGCAGCATGGCCTAACGCACGcgcggtcggtgtcgccgacacCGAGCGAATGGATTGATTTCAACGAATTTGGCACGCTCGTCTTTTTGTGGGCTAGGCTCGTAagttataatttgaatttttaatgttagatttagagttaatttaggatttttttcatcggcgtttatttttaagtctagGTTTTTAGATGTAAGAAGACGTATATAgcagttttatttaaaaaatattttttatttataaatataaacatttttttcataaaaaacaccAAAGGATCACCCTGGTCGTTTCGGCTCGACCAAGGTTCACCACCAGATCCTAATAAGGATCCTAGTCAGTGGGGAAGTTATCAACGCTTTCACATGGAAATGGAGGTGTGCTCATTACCCACTGGGGGCCTAACTGCTTAGGTGAGTGCAAATGAAGCAACACTAAGGATAGCTGCCATCTGATGATGATGTCCAAAAAAAAGTTGGGAAAGGGATGTTTAAATGTCCATTAGTTTGTACAATTCAGTCCTCTAATTTCTCTTATCTTTCGTCTgggactttatttttttattagataaatcaCGAGAGAGCATGGCATACTAaggcccctttgattcaatggaaatttataggaattttagaggattttattcctataggaatttttcctacaaagctcttcgaatcaaaggaatgaaccctataAAACTCCTACGGAATGCCTTTTcccatataagttttggagaaaatttagcaagaggtagaacctcatggaaaaatcatttgagtctttatctttCTTCAAATTCCTGTATTTtttctgtggtccaatcaacggtcattcctatattttttctatgttttacaATCCTCTGTTTAACACTTATATTTCAGTCagaattctatatttttcctatggcttcgttttttcattactGTGTTTGAAAGGGCCCTTAACGGTTGTTTTCTATTATTTGGACACATGTTGTCCTCGGTTATCAAAACATCTTGTCATAgcagttaaaaattataggtaaaaaataaaaattgactTATTTtgtaacggagggagtacgtaTGAGTGACAGTAATTACACCACAGTTACTACTGCACACGAATCACCATCTGTTTGAAGTGAGGTGATTATGACATCGTGCCACTTTGTTATGATGTTTAACACATTATCGAGACTCCTATCTATACCttcccttttatttttcacaagGTACAAATGACGTCAAATGAGACAAAGATGCTATGCCTAGATGGATAGTTTAGAGGTTCTTACCTCATTTTCACTAACTCGTTTACCACGCAATGGCATATCGTAATGCCCTGGAGGACATAAACATCAAATATACTGGTCAAAGACGCCATTTGTTAGATAGTTTTAACGGTTGTGAGA contains the following coding sequences:
- the LOC102712455 gene encoding lysM domain-containing GPI-anchored protein LYP6; this encodes MAAWPSAAAAVMVVVVVVLAAAGRGAEGKTTIEPCAGADTCAALLGYSLYADMKVSEVAALFGADPRALLAANALDFASPGAANRILPAGLPLRVPTRCACSDGVRKSVAVRYSARPADTLASVADVVFGGLASADQIRTANALSAEDPDAPLDPGVTLVVPLPCVCFNSTDNNLPAVYLSYVVRVGDTVQSIAASHATTVTDISNVNAMGSPIVAPGDILAIPLPACASMFPNSASDYGLLVANGTYALTAGNCVQCSCGPGDLKLYCTPASLTASCSSMQCPNSNLMLGNVTAQSTTGGCNVSSCSYAGLVNGTIATSLSSGLQPTCPGPHQFPPLRATPIAENQGSSLAPAPSPGPGEAGGEIPGFPGSNIPPSNGPSGSASQAAWVNRPHQIVALILSVALCF